CCCATCAATCATTCCAATAGAAGCCACAACCGGGACGGCGGGAGGCGAGCACGCATGCCCCTTCGCACGCCACTCATGGCCCGTCTGAGGCTGTCAGTCCGCGCGCACGCGACCGCCGCGATCCTGGCGGCCGTAGCCGCACTGGTGCTTACTCTGTCCTCCCTCGGCGACTCGCACCTGGCCGCCGAGGAGCAGTCGGGATGCGCCCACGGTCAGGCCACGGTCACGGCCGCCGCCGCGACCCCTTGTTCACACAGGGCCGAGGCCGCCCCGGCGCACGGCCGGCACCCAGGGCACGACCCCTCGTCCACCCAGACATGCCTCGTGGCCACGGCCACCCATCGGCCGCTGTGTCACACGCTCCTGCCCGCGGTCGACCCCCCAGCCATCAGCGGCCTGCCACCCGTCGCGGCTGCTTCCACGGCCCCGGTTCCCAGCACCCCGGCCGACTGTCACCCACCGGCGATCCAGCGGGAGATCCTGCGCTGCTGACCGGACCCGCCCGCCCGGAAGCCGCGAACACCGCGCTCTGGGCAGCGACCGTCCCCGGTCCCGCACCTCTGCCGCAGGAGAACCATGCCTACCGACCCTTTCCGGGCCATCGCCGCGCTGGCACGCGCAGAAGCCAACCGCACCACACCCAAACCCCGCAAACCCGCCGAATCCACGGAGTCGCCAGAATCCGAACCCGAAACCGAACCAGCCACGCCCGAGCGACGCCGAACCGTCTGGCGCCAGATCGCCCACCGGATCCGCCGCCCCGACTCGGCCTGACACCCCCGTGCCGGCCAAGCCGCCCGGCCTCGGCCGGCACGGGGCGCCACCCCAGCACACCCCACGGCCGAACCGGCCCAGCTGCTAGAGACCCGCCCAACTGGCCACATGGGAAATGGTCTTGGAACCTCTGACAGAGTGATCAAAGGTGTGGCCGGATCCGACCCGGCGTCAGGTTGATCAAGGTGCGGGGCACGGCGGAACCTTGCTCGCGTCCACGCTCACCCGCGGCAACCGCAACGACGCCACCCAGCTCACTGGTCTGCTTCCTCGCCACTCCCGACGGGGACCCTGGGTACCGGCTGTCCGCCACGTTCGGCCCGTACGCCAAGAGCTACCGGGAAGCGGGGGACTCCTCGGAGATCCATGGCGACGCCGGCTTCGACAAGGAAGAGTCCTACGCGCGGGCCACCGCCCGCTGCCCCGGAAGCTCCCAACGGGCGCTGTTCACCCTGTGGTCGGTACTCGACAGCGCGAACCAGGAGACCATCACCCACCCCTCACCCGAGTTCGAGCGGGCCGCTCTGGCCGCCTTCGCCAAGAAGCCGGCCGACCAGCGAGGCTGCGCGGACCTGCGGTTGCCCCACTGAGGCTGCCACCGATCCGCAGAGGGGCGGGTGAGCCGCCTCCGTCTGCTTGGCCTGAGCAAGAAGGTCCGCCGCAGGCCAGTCACGGGCACGTCCAGGAGCGCCCAATCACCGCTTCGATGGGTTGAGCACCCTGGGCTGGGTTGGGGGCCACAGAACGGCTGGTCAACCGCGCGAGGCTGAACTGAGGGTTGCAACGGAGCGGGTAGAAGCGGCAGATGGCAGCACCAGCCAAGTTCGCGTGCCTGCCTGGGACGCGGACCTGTGGCTGGGCACTCGCGAGTCGGTGGTCGCCCCTATGGCCATGAGCTGCGGTTTCTCCTGGCTCTTAGTACTCCAGTCGCAGTTTGCTATTCCTGCTGGTCGGAGGCTTGTTTTCAAGTGTAGCGAGCTGACTGTGCGTCATGTGGCTGGAGTTCGTGATGGCGGGTGCGGCGTTGGTAGTGGCAGTGTTTGGCGGTGGCCTGGTGGCGCCGCCGGAAGCGGGACCATCTCCGGGCATGATGCGTGTGCTGGCGGTGGCCTGTTCCAGGACGGCAAGCTGCCATGAGCTTGCGGATTTCTGCCAGGCTGAGCGGGATGAGGAAAGATCCGTTTCTGCGGCCCCCCTTTCAATGGCTTCTGCGGCGGCCATGGCGGCGAGGAAGGCGTGAGCGAGCATCGCGAGGGTGATGTGCCGGTACCAGCCCGGGTAGCGCCGGACTTCGTACTGGTCGAGGCCGCATTCGTTCTTCGCGCTCTGGAAGCAGGACTCGATCGCCCAGCGGCTGCCGGCCACGGTGACCAGCTGATTCACCGTGGTCCCCGTGGGCGCGTACGCCAGGTAGTAGGCGATCTCGTCCGGGCGGGCGATGCTGCGGCGGGCCAGCACCCACCTGCGGTGCGAGGGCTCATCACCCTCGAAGAACGGGACGGCCGGGAGCTGGGCTGCTGCCCAGTCGTAGATGCGCGGGCCTTTGGCCCCGTCGCCGCAGGAGAGCCGTTCCCAGGCGTCATCAGGCGCGTCACCGATGAGCTGGTCGATGCGCCAGCACCCGGCCAGGGACTTGACCTGCTGTGATTTCGGCACGGCGACGACGTAGCCGAGTCCGGATTCCTCGAGCATGCGGCGGAAGTTGCAGTCCTGACCGTAGAGTGCATCCGCGGTCACCCACGCGATGGACAACGGCGAGGCCAGTGCCCGGGTGACCAGGTTCCGGGCGAGCTCGGTCTTGGTGGCGAACGCCCGGCTCTCGGGCACCCCTGCCGCTCGGCACCGCTCCCGGTCACACGTCCAGGACTTCGGCAGGTACAGCTCCCGGTCCACCAGGGTCCGGCCCCGCGTCGAAGCATAAGCCGCGAACACCGCGACCTGGCAGTTTTCTGTGCGTCCTGCCGTGCCCGAGTACTGCCGTTGCACCCCGGCCGAAGTGCTGCCTTTCTTGAGGAAGCCCGTCTCGTCGATGATCAGGACACCGTCGGGCTCGCCGAGGCGTTCGGCCACGTATTCCTGCAGGTCGTCACGGATCTCGTCCGGATCCCACCGGGCCCGGTTCAGCAGGTGCTGCAGTCCGGCCGGCACGTCGTGGCCGACGTACTCGGCCAGTTGCCAGCCATTCTTCCTGCCGACAGGACCGAGCAGCCCGCGCACGTAGTCCCGCATCCGCCGCCGCAGGTCGACCCGGCCGAACCGGTGACCGACCCGCAACAGCACCTCCTCCAGCTCATGAGCCCAGATATCGGGCCGCACATCATCTCGCACGATCAGCACAACAGCGATCACATGCCGACGGTCACGAACTCCAGCCACATGACGCACAGTCAGCTCGCTACACTTGAAAACAAGCCTCCGACCAGCAGGAATAGCAAACTGCAACTGGAGTATTAGACCGCGTCCTACGTGGTCAGTTGGTCGTTGCCATGGCTATGAGGAGTGGGCGGTGGGGATGGATCGTTCCGGACGGCCTGTGGGAGCCGGCGAGGCCGTTGCTGCCGCCGACGCGGGTGCGTCCGCAGGGCGGTGGAGTCGCGAACATTGATGACGGGGCGCGGTGTTCGCCGCGATCATTTATGTGCTGGTCAGCGGCTGTGCCCTGGCGTGCCCTGCCACCCTGCTTCGGGGCCTCGAAGCCGACTGTGCACCGCCGCTTCCTCATCTGCTCCCGGGCCGGCGTGTGGGGACGACTGCACCAGAAAGTGCTCCAGCTCCTGGACGGCCGGAACCTGATCGATCTGTCGCGCGCGGTCCCCGACTCCGCTCATGTCCGCGCCAAGGGGGGCGAACTTGCAGGTCCGAGCCCCGTGGACCGGGGTAAGCCCGGTTCCAGGATGCACATCCTGTCCGACGCGAACGGACTGCCTGTACGTGTCGGACTCTCCGCAGCCAACACCCACGACAGCCTCGGCCTGAAGCCGATACTGTCCCACTTCCACATGGGACACGAATCCCACGTGGCCGAATCCAAGCCCCAACGCCTCCACGCGGACAAAGCCTATGATGTCCCTCACCTGCGGCGATGGCTGTGGGGCAAACACATCGGCGTCCGCATCGCCCGCAAGGGCATCGACTCCAGCGAACGACTCGGCCGCCGAAGGCGGGTCATCGAGCGCACCATGTCCTGGCTGACCGGCTACCGCCGTCTCAACCACCGCTACGAGCGGAAACCAGGCAACTACCTGGCATTTCTCGGACTGTCAGCCGCTCTCTGCTGCGGATCGACGACCGCAAGACGTTGCAGGGCATCTATTTCGTGCTCTGCACCGGGACCCAGCGGGAGTTCATCCAGCCCTGGGACGCCGGCATGGACGAAGCCGAATGGCAGACCTGGATCGCCGAAGGCCACGACTTCGGACTCCTGAGTGTCAACGGTCTGCCCGGCCAGGCGCCCGCTGTTGTCCCCACCCACTTCACCAGCGACGGCAGCGACCTGTTGATCCACCTCGCCCGTCCCAACCCGGTCTGGAAGGCGATCGAGAACGACCCGAACGTCACCTTCACCGTCACCGGCGACTACGCCTTCATCCCCGGCACCTGGCGCGCCAAGCCCGACACCTCGCCCACCGACGGCGTCCCCACCAGCTACTACGCGGCCGTGCAGTTCACCTGCCGCGCCCACCTGCTCGACGCCCCCGAGGCCAAGGCCGAGCTGCTGCGCCGTCAGCTCGCCCACTTCCAGCCCGACGGCGACCACGCCTCTGTCGCCGTCGACCTGGTCGGCAGGGTCTTGTCGAAGACCGGGATGACGACCCGGAACCGTGACCAGGCCAGCCATGCGCACCACAGCGATGTACGTCGTCCGCCGATGCGCGGGCCCTCGCCCCGGTCCCATTGCGGCCAGAGCGCCGGTTCGGCGATCCAGGGCCGGTAGACGCGGTGGTGCCCGGATCGGATCCTCGCCTTGGCCTCGGCGACCGCGCGTCGGGTGGTGCGATCTCCGCCGGTGAAAGCCCATCGCAGTGACCCGCCGGTGGACGATGTCCGCGCGTATCCGCCCCTTCGAGGCGGCAACCAACCCCTCGATCTTGTCCATGTACTCGTCGATCGGGCGGGCGCGGTGCTGCCGCTCGACGGGACGCTCACCCTGCTCGCGCAGCTGCACATACCGCTTCACCGTGTGGTGGTCGACACCGGCCAGTTCGGCCGCGCCGCGATAACCACCACCGTGAGGTCGTACGCCTCCAGGATTTCCATGATTTCCCTGCTGTTCTTCACGCCGGCCAGCTTCGCTGGCCGGCGTCCGTCCAGGCCCGGGGAGGTTTCCGGCCGCCAATGGGGAAGCTCGCGGCCACAAAGTGCTAGATAAACAGCCGCCTACGGGGAGCATCCACCGGCCGCCGTCAACCAGACAAGGGTGGCTCTCACAGTACCTGGATCACCAGGGTCTCCCAGACGTCCAGGACGCCTGTCAACCTGTTTGAGCTGGCTCCCAGCCACACAGAGGAGAAGTGATGGATCCACGGGAGGCGCGCACGACGGCCGCCCGAGAACCCGTACCGGGCGCCCTCAACGAAAGCGCCGACAACACTCCATGGACACGCGCCGCAGCTTTACCCCCCATCAGTTCAATTCAGCTGCACCGGACGCGCGACCGCGTCAGCACATGCTTCCACGACAGAAGGAACGAAGACCAATGGCGGACAACCAGTTCACCACTCACGCAGACCTTTTCGATCTGAGTGGGAAATACGCACTTGTCACTGGCGGCACCAGGGGCATTGGGATGATGATAGCGCGCGGCCTTCTGCAGGCGGGCGCCCGCGTCATTATCAGCTCACGCAAGGCAGACACGTGCGCGGAGGCACAGCATCTACTGTCCGAATTCGGCGACGTTCAAGCAATCCCCGCCGACCTGTCCAGGTACGACGAGTGTCAGCGCCTCGCTGATCTTGTCAAGGTCGACTCGGAACGCCTGGACATCCTCGTCAACAACGCGGGAGCGATGTGGCGCGAGCCGCTGGAGACGTTCCCGGACGAGGCCTGGGACTCAGTGATCGACCTCAACCTCAAGTCGCCGTTCTGGCTGGTGCAGGCGCTGCTCCCCGCACTTCGCAGGGCGGGCACCGCCGATGATCCCGCGCGGATCATCAACATCGGCAGTATCGCCGCCATCCACGTCGCCGAGTCGCCCAACTACTCGTACGCCAGCAGCAAAGCGGCACTCCATCAACTCACCAGAGTGCTTGCCAGAGAACTGGGCCCACAGCACGTCACGGTGAACGCGGTAGCCCCAGGACCGTTCCCGTCGCAGATGATGGCGTCCACGCTCGATGCCATCGGCGACACGATCGCGGCGAAGGCCCCTCTGCGCCGGCTCGGCCGCGACGACGACATGGCAGGTATCGCCGCGTTCCTCGCCAGTCGGGCCGGGTCCTATCTGACGGGCACCATCATCCCGGTCGACGGCGGCATCGCCACGACCGCATCAGGTACCTAGGCGTCGGCGCGGGCCTTTTCCTGCTACGGCGCTGGGCGCATGCCGCGTGTGAGGGGGTGCGTAGCCGTCGGGGTACCAGCAGAACCTCCCTTCGCCTGCGGACAGGGCCTATGGTGAAGGCGTGGCCACGATCGATCTACGCACTGAGATCAAGGAATTCCTGAGCTCGCGTCGCGCGCGGATCGCGCCCGAGCGGGCCGGACTGCCCGCCTACGGCGGCAACCGCCGGGTCAAAGGTCTGCGTCGCGAAGAGGTAGCTCTACTAGCAGGGGTATCGGTCGACTACTACGTGCGTATGGAGCGCGGCAGCCTCACCGGCGCCTCCGACGGGGTGCTCGACGCGTT
This sequence is a window from Streptomyces sp. NBC_01775. Protein-coding genes within it:
- a CDS encoding IS5 family transposase, translating into MRSGRWGWIVPDGLWEPARPLLPPTRVRPQGGGVANIDDGARCSPRSFMCWSAAVPWRALPPCFGASKPTVHRRFLICSRAGVWGRLHQKVLQLLDGRNLIDLSRAVPDSAHVRAKGGELAGPSPVDRGKPGSRMHILSDANGLPVRVGLSAANTHDSLGLKPILSHFHMGHESHVAESKPQRLHADKAYDVPHLRRWLWGKHIGVRIARKGIDSSERLGRRRRVIERTMSWLTGYRRLNHRYERKPGNYLAFLGLSAALCCGSTTARRCRASISCSAPGPSGSSSSPGTPAWTKPNGRPGSPKATTSDS
- a CDS encoding SDR family oxidoreductase, translated to MADNQFTTHADLFDLSGKYALVTGGTRGIGMMIARGLLQAGARVIISSRKADTCAEAQHLLSEFGDVQAIPADLSRYDECQRLADLVKVDSERLDILVNNAGAMWREPLETFPDEAWDSVIDLNLKSPFWLVQALLPALRRAGTADDPARIINIGSIAAIHVAESPNYSYASSKAALHQLTRVLARELGPQHVTVNAVAPGPFPSQMMASTLDAIGDTIAAKAPLRRLGRDDDMAGIAAFLASRAGSYLTGTIIPVDGGIATTASGT